The DNA window TATAGAGTTAACTTATAAATTATTGGATTAATttatgtaaattaaaataatttccttATTATTCACATAGTCAAATTtaatcaagtaaaataaatcactaaaaattaaatttaatcaactAGGTTATAGttagttaatatatttttggatgtaGATTAAGTATAGTGTTTATGATTatggtttaaagtattttttttttttgaaatacattaaaataatattttttattttaaaaaaaatatttttaatattaacagttaaaaaaaatataatttcaacccTATTATCTAACACTGCCTAAATTCTAGActgtatgttttttaattaacctGTCCCGGCCAATTTTACCAACCATACtctcacctttttcttttttttactgtgctagttatttaattttaagtttttactGTGAGCGTACAGTGGAGAGTGCTCCTCCGTTTGGATAAtctattctttaatttttttaattaaaaaaaaaagtcgtgGACCAACATTACAGAGTGAggatattttgttaaataaagttttgttaTCAACacaaataaactaattaaatgttgatgcccgaaataaataaatatttttcaattgagcATGGTTGATGGTTGATTGGGCTTTAtagtatatttaaaattatggttgtagttatttttttaaaaaaattttatttaaaaatatattaaaaaaatatttttttaaaaaaattatttttaaaatttgtgtatcaaaataatctaaaaatgttaaaaaaatattaatttaaaataaaaaaattaaaaaaattttaatttttttctaaaacgtttttgaaacgtaaaaacaaatagggtctaaaaaatttcaaaaggcTTGATGGATAGGACTAAATTCAACACTTGGAAGGACAACAAGGACCAATTTGTAGAAAGCCATGACAAACTTTACAGTTTGGAAAGTATTTTGGCATCATATTCCATGGAATTAGGCATTTTTACTGGGGTTTAAATTGTAGATCGTTATTtaggaaaataatattatagcaaaaaccatattattaattagtttagttttttatccAAGCTTGTTTGGCCATTATCTGTAAATTTCAAGTTATTTCTATCAAActctattttttacaatttatttttattcacaaCCTATTGCTTTTTGTTTCGTGTAATCTATATCTTTCATTACATGTTTCTgctgtatttttttatgcaattttctttcatagttttattgttttctctaGCTTTCTCCATtacttttctttgtattttttttttttttactttttaatgtaGTGcctatctttttagtttttttttttttcattgaaaaaccTCGgtgttttatgagtttttttaatctaaaaacctTGAATATTATGTTCAATTTAAACCTCTCAATTTAcatacttttcattttatttttatgaatgtgataaaaattatttttaaaaatattttttatttaaaaatatattaaaataatatatttttattttaaaaaaatatttttgacatcaatacataaaaaaacaatccaaaaaacaccaaaaaataatttaaaactaaaaaatttaaaagcacaATTAACCACTATTCCACACGCTCGTGCACAACTACGGGTagttattgtcttttttttaaagaataaaaattaattagtaacataaaattattcaatagaGAAGTTaaaaatcatatgagaaaatATACGCGTTTTTTTTTAGGAGTTGATGGGTGAAATTAATTCTCTAATCAAATCCCTTTAAGATTGTGTTTATACACCGaataaaactaaacaaaacaaaacaataacgAGTTGTGAAATCATCATACGTTACCAATTGTCTATTTAtcactcatttatttttttaatttatttgaataaaaattgacCAAGTTTAcctatattttcattaaaattaaaatcttaaagcatgatcttaattgaaaaaaaaattcaagtgaagatattattttttttttcttacccgGGTATCCTCACATTTTTTTAAAGGGTGAGACTAGTTCCGTTCAGAGTTTGTGGATGTCCCTCCCAATAAATATATTTCCTAAGGAtttaacttgtgtttttttttatagaaatatagCATCTTAATCGCTAgaccaatattttattaatagtgAAGATATTAtaagaaacaataaataaataaataaatgccataaaatagaaattaggcactaaaataaattattgaaaattttctcAAACACCAATTGAACTTTTACGAAAACTTCACGCGCACACAACAAAAACACACGTATTCGTCCCATCTTATTTATCATCTTATTTGTGGAGGAGGAAAGAAGGGAGtgtatcttttttgtttctatttttcctctattctttttttcaatggaTTACCTTATAACATCTAGTTATTATCCACGACTAACAAAGAcgtgtcatgttttttttatgttttattacgggtaagttaaaaaattaaaaaattgattaaacagaaaaaatcagaaaaaaaataatcgaaaaactaaaccgtgaaaaaaaccgattaaaccgattagaattttgaaaaaaccgaccggttcggttttataagcctgaaaccgaaaaactaaaccgaaccgaatccaaattgaaaaaactgagccaaaccgaaaaaatcgagtcaaaccggaaaaaaccgagccaaatcagtttgaactggtttttgttctgaaaaaaacaaaccttgtcggtttgaaccggtttcggtttttttaaaaaaaatatatttcagtttggttgtttttttatataaaaaccgaaccgaaccgaaaacgaTCACCCCTGTGTTTTATActttgaaaatacaaatttttacTACATgaatgtttaaaatataaatttgtttttgtcttttaactagatacatttttatttgtattattttattttatgcaattatATCTTTATGACTAACAAGTTCCTCAAACCCAACCATGTGAAAGAAAGAGCTTTCTACCAGCACAAATAGGTTTATTCAACTAGTTCAATTATACTATTTCATGAGGAGTAATTTGAAAATGGCAAGAACAAATATAAGATCATTGCAGGGCATTATTTATCACGTGGCCAAAATCGGACCGTTGATGGTTCCAACTTCAATTTTGTGTCTCACGATGCTGTTgcagcaattatttttttttaccagcgattaaagatattattaaataagtttgaacattaattaaaattatttttttaaagataattttaatggCATGGTTGCAATATTGATGAatttaggaaaataaatttttatggcATGGTTATagcaatcattttcaaccacaATCTCATTATATTACCAAACAGAAAGCCTCGTTAGCATGGTAATAAAATACCATACAACTTAAAACTTAGGTTGACGAGTTGAccttgttttattgatttttttaatgaattaatgtttttttaaaattaaaataatattattttaaataatttaaaaaatacctgGACTcagttcaaaaataaatttaatttaagccATATTCTGAGTTAACAAATTACTAAATTTATCGACCTAATTGGATCGGATTTaataagaggagaaaaaaaaaaactggcagGAATCCAATGGCAAAGgaaattacattaaataatgcttataaaaaatacaatattaaataggaggaaaaagaaatcaagtaaTCAAGTCAAAGAAACTGAAAACGCCGAGTCCTTGTACTCGCAATTACATGGATTAAGCTTGGAAAAAATGGCCGTCCTTGGTTGACCCAAGAAAACGAGTTCACAATCCCCTCCATTTCTCAGTTTCACACGCCTTAAAATTCATTGCTTTCGCGTTTAGCCATCCGTATTCATTTCCTGCTTGCTCTCTTCTAATAATCCTGTCATATATTTACAGACCTGATTGATTGTCActgtccttttcttctttttctccgtGGAAAAACCGCTGCTTCAATATTTCTGCCATGCAAAAAATTCTCAAGCTTGAAGAAGTGTTTTCTTTGATCTCTTCTGGGGTTGAGGGGTCGTGAATATCTTTATCATCAGGTGcgtcttttattgtttttaccgACATATATATCCAAGTCAACCCATCTGGGTCACTGTTGGTTTTCAGTTTCTCTGCTTTACTTCTTGTTGctactgctgctgctgttgataTCTCTATCTGTTGTTATGgaagctgattttttttatgtggggtGGACTCTGAATTTTTGCTTCTTCCTTGCATTGATCTTGACTTTGTTTTAGGTATTACTGTTATGGAAGCTAGGACTTTGTGGATACAGTTAGTTTGGAGCTCTGATATATGCAACTTATAGCTATTTGGGGTTTTTTATCATTCTCTTTTTGACAAGAATTTGAGGAAATCTTCGTTGAAACGATGTTGATCAGTCGAGTTTTTAAGGTAGTTGTTGTTAGTTGCCTTTGGTTATTGCTTAGCTGTAGTCTGAGCTATGGCACCGACACTGATATTGCTTGCTTGAAGAGCATAAAAGATTCTCTTATAGACACTCGTAGTTACTTGAACTCTTCATGGAACTTTGAGAACGCTACCGAAGGATTCATCTGTACCTTTCTGGGGGTGGAATGTTGGCATCCTAATGAGAATAGGGTCTTGAACATCCGACTTCCGGATATGGGTCTCAAGGGCAGGTTCCCTCTTGGTCTTACAAATTGCACCTCCATGACGGGCATAGATCTCTCTAGCAACGAGCTCTTTGGATCAATTCCACAAAATATCTCTAAAATAGTTGGTTTTGCCACGTCTCTCGACCTCTCTTCCAACAATTTCTCGGGGGAAATTCCATCAGGTCTTGCAAACTGTTCCTTTCTGAATATCCTTAAGCTCGACCACAACAAGTTGACAGGCCAGATTCCTGGACAAATTGGGTTTCTAGAGCGCTTGAAAACTTTTAGTGTAGCTAATAATCTTTTGTCCGGGCCAATCCCAAGTTTTTTCAATTCCGATATCTTGACCGAAGAAAATTTTGCAAACAATCCAGAACTCTGTGGGAAGCCTTTTAGCTCTTGCCCGTCCATTTCAAAGAAAACCAACACTGGAATTATTGCTGGGGCAGCAGTTGGCGGGGTTACCATTGCAGCAATAGGTGTGGCAATCGGTATGTTCTTTTATTACCGTAGAATGTCTATGATGAGGAAGCTGAAGAAGGATGATGATCCCGAGGGGAATAAATGGGCTAAGGGCTTAAAGGGAGTAAAAGGCATCAAGGCAAGTTGTTCTAACAtacttttctttcattctttttatttttattttatttttcttcaagtcaGTTGAGATCCTGTgttctattttgaaaaatgcAATGACCATCCCTATATTCCTTCTTGGCATACTTGTGGACTTGCTATGTGTTGATTAAGAAGATTTTGTGATTCCAGGTTTCCCTGTTTGAGAAATCAGTTTCTAAAATGAAATTGAGTGATCTCTTGAAGGCTACCAATAACTTCCACAAAGAGAATATCATCGGGACAGGAAGAACAGGGGCTGTGTACAAAGCAGTGCTAGAGGATGGGACTCCTCTTATGGTTAAGAGATTGCAGGATTCTGAGCACTCGGAAAAAGAATTTGTATCTGAGATGGCTACTCTGGGGAGTGTGAAACATTCTAATTTGGTTCCTCTTTTAGGTTACTGCGTGGCTAATAAGGAACGGTTTCTGGTTTATAAGCATATGCCAAATGGCACTCTCTATGATCACATACATATTGCAGATGAAAGCAGGAAGCCAATGGAATGGCCTCTGAGACTCAAAATTGGTATAAGGGCAGCAAAAGGATTTGCATGGCTCCATCATTACTGTAACCCTCGCATCATCCACCGAAACATAAGTTCCAAGTGCATCTTGTTGGACGCTGATTTTGAGCCGAAAATTTCTGATTTTGGACTGGCCAGGCTAATGAATCCAATTGATACACATATGAGTACATTTGTGAACGGAGAATTTGGGGATTTGGGTTATGTTGCTCCAGAGTATGCAAGAACTTTGGTGGCCACTCCAAAAGGGGATGTCTACAGCTTTGGAACTGTGCTGCTTGAGCTGGTGACAGGGGAGACACCTACCCATGTGGCTAAAGCTCCTGAAAGCTTCAAGGGGAGTCTGGTTGAATGGATCACACAGCTTTCAAGCAATTCTCAACTTAAAGATGCTGTAGACAAATCTTTGGCGGGGAAGGGTGTTGATAATGAGATTTTCCAGTTCCTTAAAGTTGCATGCAATTGTGTATTGCCAACGCCCAAAGAGAGGCCCACTATGTTCGAAGTATATCAGCTTCTAAGGGCAATTGGGGAGCAATACCATTTTACCACTGAGGATGAGATTCTGATGCCTTCAGATGCTAGTGGCGCTGATTATATGGAGGAACTTATTGTTTCTCGAGAAGGAAGGGAAAATTATTAGAAAGGTACGAGGTAGATAGGGTAATACTTCTTgcattattttatatgtaattatcttttgttttgtctgttttaataaattctaataTTGACATAtgtgctttattattattattattattattattattgcactCTATTGCGtggtagtgtttggttatataGATGAATACAGTGGAGACATGTCTCTTGTACTTcctatttgttttgaaaaaattcactCCCAAACCATGTTAGAGACAATCTTGGTCTCTCcaactaaatatgtttttgtctattttatCTTGGGATACCAACCAATCGCATCCTTAGTAATGGGTAATACCTTGGGTTTGCCAGTTTGAGTCTCCGAATGGCCACTTTGTGCAGAAGTGCTGAAAACATGATCATCTCATAATCATCACGAGGTGTTCCACTTTTGTGGGATCTTAACTAAGTAATGGCCTTTTCTCTTCCAATTAAGAAGTCACATTCTGGCCATCAACATATCTATCCAGCTCCATTTCATTGCTGTATCATTAAAATAGTTCTCAATATCGCAATTTTGTTTTAAGAGTATCCTTTACTTTCATGGGTTGAGTATAGGATTTCTCATCACAGGTTTTTCCACAGCCCGTGGAAGATGTAATAACTCGATAATTGTTCTTGGAATTACTATCTTGTGTATTAAATATGCGTCCTTTTCTTTCTCAGAGTCATGTTAGCTGTGCTCATAGCATTTGAAATATTATGTTGAGTTCTGCATTTAGTTAGATGGTGACAATCACTCTTAAACACGCATAATTGCAGTAACCGAGTTGGTAAACAGTTCTCTGTGAGGAACTCATCCTTCCCTCAGAATATGAAACCCGTTGCGATAGTGAACCCGGGATCACAGTTCTGCATGCCTTGTTTAGATTCTCACTATTCACAGTTGGCGTTCTGCTTCTTTAGATCCCTCTTTTCAATCATGAATGTTAGAAGTGCAAGTGAAACTTTGCTCTGGTGGAAAACATGGTATTATGTTGCCAGTTACGTTCACGCCCCGgaagtaaatattttatctagCTCTTCAAATTCAAAGGAATGAATCAGTTAATCACAATGAGCTGCCAATAAAGTTTTCAGAGATTTTATAAACTCTGTAACAGATGGGATGGCACCATGTTCAACAGCTTGGAACACTTGTCAACCTGTAGCATTTTCACCTTGCTTTACCATGCATTCCTGAACTCCAGATGATCAGAGATGAAAAGGTGTTCTAAACTGCAAAATGCCACCTGAGGTGCGTTTTACAACGTGTTAAGGAAGTATTTCATCACATAGCAACCACTGATCGATATAACTCCTGATAATCACAGATGAAAAGGTGTTCTAAGCTGCAAAATACCACCTGAGGTGCGTTTTCCAATGTGTTAAGGAAGTATTTCATCTCATAGCGACCCCTGATGGATATAGACTTCGAGTCTTCGATTCATTGATATATCCTTCAATACAGCAAAACCCTATTAAATGTACACTGCCAACTCTCAGTACCAAGTCCTTAGCGCAAACCGGCTGTGGAATTCTTGTGTCGTGTGAGAGATTCGAGCATGGTTATGATAACTGGTTCGAGAGACCCAGTCTTGAGCTgggaaaaaagaattgaaacatcattttagataaaaattttaaaatcattgatcaaGTTTCTTCACATAGGTTGATCATTCAAGTTTTACTAAGTTAACTTAACCTCGGACTGAATTGATTAACCGAGTTAGATAACTATGAATTCGAGGCTCAGGGCTCTTGAGAATGACTGAGCCTTTATATCAGACATATCTGCTATTGCTATGTCATAATTAGTTAGGTTTAGAAAGGGCATTTCATTAGGATACGAAATCGAGACAGGACTTGTTGCTCAGAAACGCTGCCATTGCTCCTCTCCTTGAATCTCCTTCTACTTCAGCACCCCATTGCCTAAAGCTGCGGAGGTTGGAAGTGATCCCCGAAGATATCAGTTCGAGCTCCCAACAGTTAGTTAAATAAAACAACCTTAAGCATTCGGTCGGCTAAATCATGGGCGATTGGTTGGAAAGATAACGGGCATTCAGTTTATCATCGTTTAGTCAATTAGCATTCAATTGGTAGTTGCAgcaaaaaatattctaaaaaaatattttaaatgcaacaagaaaaaatcaaagcacTGAACgtgttttaaaagaaattatagattttaattttaaatcgaataatatttttatttaatattaaaatttaaatacattGTACCTGGGCTGACATGTAAGAGCATGgggataattatttaaaaaaaaacacaaagttgAAAGTTCAAATAcacaatcaactcaatgttaaagaataaaaataatgaaaaataatatttgactaaaaaatattaaatgaactCAAGTCAACTAAGTAAACTAGTGATGCAAGTTATGCATGTCATcggattcaataaattttttatagtagagattatttttcattttattatccAATGATTAAAAAGCATGAGAATATTTTtgcattaaacattattttaaaaggaaaaaattatgataGACACTTGTAGCTGAGATAACAAAAGTAGATCATTGATAACAAAaggttaaattgtaatttttttttagttttgagttaaattaaaaaaaaaaaaatagaccatTAATAACAAAtggtgaaattatatttttttaaattgagaaacaaaaaagtattaaaaaaaacaaatatcagcTCGAATGTCGTGAATAAACCTATTAAACTTGCGACTCGATTCTTATACTCTACTTATTCAACGATtacttttatcaaattttttaactcaaatataaaacaacaaaacttaaaaaaaaaaaaaaaaaagaagctcaagCACACTAGgccaaaaaaatcaatccagcCCGTGCTCCTaagcctaaattttttttttagtggggtgaatgacttttttttttaaataagacaGCAGAAGACGCATCATCTGTTTTGTGTAGAATCCAACGACTAGATGTcatcggaaaaaaaaattgtttatttttttatataaaaactcatCTTTTTACTCCAAACACTTAGAAAACACCCTAAACACATTTATAGACTTATCTATGACTTCAAAAAAtagctcaaaaataaaaaaccaacctaaatccaaaaacattccTGCGGTCATATTTGCGTCCTCAGGCAAGGCAAggataaggataaaaaaacatctaagtAAAACTCCTCTTATGAAATGAGACTcattaacatcaatttcaattattttagtgGTTATAATCGTCGTCAATCAccactttttttatattcgCCAGAATTCAACGATCTTCTCTCTCCTCTTATGAAAAAGGATTGaggaaaatgaattttaataccgaaattgaatttttaaaaactaaaagaatcaATCACCTGTAAACCAAAAAactttttgtataaaatttaaagtcgctatttatttttcttatattttccactttggttttttatctttcaatgatCTCTTAAAAAAGATGTCATTGGATGCTATTTTGGACTCAATAAAGCTGATTTGTGCATAGAAAAAGTTTGAgaagcaaatttaaaattttaaaaaattcaatatttcaaTCCATTTATTAGAGAGTGAATTACAGTGAAAATAAGACAAGCCTTAGCTTTTCGTTAATATGCACTCGGTAAGCCAGATCATTggtgtgttttctattattggACTTTTAAATAAAGCTATTAAATCTAGCACCATCCATAACTTAATtcaaggattaaataaattaatttgattgaatttaaaataatattatttttaaaaaaaatctatatcaaatcagattttgatcagaattaacctgtcaaattaaccagattatatcaaattaatttctacctgattcaatttaaaaattaacccaaacTTGAAACCAGTTAACAGATCACCAAATAACAATCATCTGATCGTTCAGGACTTGGTCAAATGTTTGTGTAATCCATCCTTCGACGAGTTAACATTGGTCGGATAACAATCCTTCAACCATCCACAAAACGGTGAGCTTCAACATGATAAGCTACACAACCATTCAATCGTTGTGTTAGgtccattaattattattattttggaggTCAACACTATCAtttgctctcttttttctttcgaaATATTCCTTAATCATTGATGTTGTAGtaggacaattttttttaaaaaagcatttaattaataaattaattccttaaatatatattttaaataaacatttaaaataattgatagtccaattaataattgatatttaattgataGTCCAATCGATTTGAGATtgctataactttttttttttttggaagatcTTGTTGTTGAAATTGTTTTAGAAGAATCTTTGTTCATAAATGAATTCTCTTGTTTAATctttagtaaaatattttgatgaacttggctttgtattattttatatataaaaaaatatttattatagttttgttctcttttttaaagtaaatttgtcttccaatcaaatttttatataaaataaataccgtgaaaaaaggtatttttagaaattaattgaaaaactatttatttttaaagggaATTGGATTcgtaaaacataaagaaatctTCTCTTTATATTCGCTAagctagacaaaaaaaaaaaaaaaacttgtaaatgaataaaatttaataaaaaaattatatttttttaaaagaaattgataaaatataaaatgaaaataacccattattaaattcaattcccCCATTTATTACTATAATTTAAATGGGGTGATGTTTTCATTGTGCATTGCCTCTACTATTCATCTTTTCACATTTTATTATGGATGGACTatgtaaaatttcattttttttaatttgatcctcaaattttttttggtgatttaatcttaattaaaaagcaattgatttcaaattcttatgaaagAGTGAGGTTGGAAGATAGGGGaccgaaataaaaaatacaacaaacatGAGTGGCGAGtcataagttttaaaaaagatgcATTTTACTCCTCCAACTTAAACAATCAAGTAAATTATACAATTGCAGCTCCTCAACATTTTTCCAAttctattttgatataaaaatttatttttgttattttttatccctgatttagagaggagagagaaagatcGTCAGATTTTGGTGATAGAGAGAGAAATGCCATTAACACCAATTTAGaccatcaaattaaatgatatttatgtCAAATTATTCATTTGACGATGGGAGTTcatattagatgtttttattCCTTGACAGTTCATGAAAAACACATATATGAGTTAGG is part of the Populus trichocarpa isolate Nisqually-1 chromosome 2, P.trichocarpa_v4.1, whole genome shotgun sequence genome and encodes:
- the LOC18096544 gene encoding probably inactive leucine-rich repeat receptor-like protein kinase At5g48380, translated to MLISRVFKVVVVSCLWLLLSCSLSYGTDTDIACLKSIKDSLIDTRSYLNSSWNFENATEGFICTFLGVECWHPNENRVLNIRLPDMGLKGRFPLGLTNCTSMTGIDLSSNELFGSIPQNISKIVGFATSLDLSSNNFSGEIPSGLANCSFLNILKLDHNKLTGQIPGQIGFLERLKTFSVANNLLSGPIPSFFNSDILTEENFANNPELCGKPFSSCPSISKKTNTGIIAGAAVGGVTIAAIGVAIGMFFYYRRMSMMRKLKKDDDPEGNKWAKGLKGVKGIKVSLFEKSVSKMKLSDLLKATNNFHKENIIGTGRTGAVYKAVLEDGTPLMVKRLQDSEHSEKEFVSEMATLGSVKHSNLVPLLGYCVANKERFLVYKHMPNGTLYDHIHIADESRKPMEWPLRLKIGIRAAKGFAWLHHYCNPRIIHRNISSKCILLDADFEPKISDFGLARLMNPIDTHMSTFVNGEFGDLGYVAPEYARTLVATPKGDVYSFGTVLLELVTGETPTHVAKAPESFKGSLVEWITQLSSNSQLKDAVDKSLAGKGVDNEIFQFLKVACNCVLPTPKERPTMFEVYQLLRAIGEQYHFTTEDEILMPSDASGADYMEELIVSREGRENY